One segment of Neodiprion fabricii isolate iyNeoFabr1 chromosome 1, iyNeoFabr1.1, whole genome shotgun sequence DNA contains the following:
- the LOC124179813 gene encoding leucine-rich melanocyte differentiation-associated protein-like isoform X2, whose protein sequence is MFDLSHDLESIDDAEEVEELAMTSLAKLVFVDTHSRSTQNGATESESDKALSLAFENLFHMPFDIIETYGSTLGTLDISYNKFSRNLQFLAEFDNMTSLNLDHNNIDSYTIFPPLPKLQLLWLNHNKIEDLYPFVKNLRASVPNLRYLCMMGNKAAPSYLNGGSFYEYLQSRLFVISWFPHLVHLDDRAVTPEQRLEAKRLFKRPLFDQIAETTQVPECLKHLHNKMSSILSKPALPVETTLRC, encoded by the exons AT GTTCGACCTCAGCCATGATCTTGAATCGATAGACGATGCGGAGGAGGTAGAAGAGCTCGCCATGACGTCCTTAGCTAAACTTGTTTTTGTCGACACTCATTCGAGAAGCACTCAAAACGGTGCTACTGAATCTGAGTCTGACAAGGCGCTCTCTTtagcttttgaaaatttgtttcatatGCCGTTCGACATAATAGAGACCTACGGCAGCACTCTTGGAACTCTAGACATCAGCTACAACAAGTTTAGTAG AAATCTCCAGTTCTTAGCTGAATTTGATAATATGACGTCGCTAAATCTTGACCATAACAACATAGATTCATACACGATATTTCCGCCGTTGCCAAAGCTCCAACTGCTGTGGTTAAAtcataataaaattgaagatttGTATCCATTCGTGAAAAATCTTCGTGCCAGTGTGCCGAATCTTCGCTACCTATGCATGATGGGCAACAAGGCAGCGCCGAGTTACCTGAACGGCGGATCGTTTTACGAATACTTACAAAGCAG ACTGTTCGTGATATCATGGTTTCCACATTTGGTGCATTTGGACGACAGAGCCGTGACACCTGAGCAAAGATTGGAAGCCAAGAGGCTTTTTAAAAGGCCATTGTTTGACCAAATAGCTGAAACGACACAGGTTCCAGAGTGTCTCAAGCACTTACACAACAAAATGTCGAGCATACTCTCTAAACCTGCACTGCCA GTTGAAACGACTCTTCGTTGTTAA
- the LOC124179813 gene encoding leucine-rich melanocyte differentiation-associated protein-like isoform X1, protein MFDLSHDLESIDDAEEVEELAMTSLAKLVFVDTHSRSTQNGATESESDKALSLAFENLFHMPFDIIETYGSTLGTLDISYNKFSRNLQFLAEFDNMTSLNLDHNNIDSYTIFPPLPKLQLLWLNHNKIEDLYPFVKNLRASVPNLRYLCMMGNKAAPSYLNGGSFYEYLQSRLFVISWFPHLVHLDDRAVTPEQRLEAKRLFKRPLFDQIAETTQVPECLKHLHNKMSSILSKPALPVRSKVPKGSNFII, encoded by the exons AT GTTCGACCTCAGCCATGATCTTGAATCGATAGACGATGCGGAGGAGGTAGAAGAGCTCGCCATGACGTCCTTAGCTAAACTTGTTTTTGTCGACACTCATTCGAGAAGCACTCAAAACGGTGCTACTGAATCTGAGTCTGACAAGGCGCTCTCTTtagcttttgaaaatttgtttcatatGCCGTTCGACATAATAGAGACCTACGGCAGCACTCTTGGAACTCTAGACATCAGCTACAACAAGTTTAGTAG AAATCTCCAGTTCTTAGCTGAATTTGATAATATGACGTCGCTAAATCTTGACCATAACAACATAGATTCATACACGATATTTCCGCCGTTGCCAAAGCTCCAACTGCTGTGGTTAAAtcataataaaattgaagatttGTATCCATTCGTGAAAAATCTTCGTGCCAGTGTGCCGAATCTTCGCTACCTATGCATGATGGGCAACAAGGCAGCGCCGAGTTACCTGAACGGCGGATCGTTTTACGAATACTTACAAAGCAG ACTGTTCGTGATATCATGGTTTCCACATTTGGTGCATTTGGACGACAGAGCCGTGACACCTGAGCAAAGATTGGAAGCCAAGAGGCTTTTTAAAAGGCCATTGTTTGACCAAATAGCTGAAACGACACAGGTTCCAGAGTGTCTCAAGCACTTACACAACAAAATGTCGAGCATACTCTCTAAACCTGCACTGCCAGTAAGGTCCAAAGTTCCAAAAGGttctaattttattatttaa
- the LOC124179813 gene encoding leucine-rich melanocyte differentiation-associated protein-like isoform X3: MTSLAKLVFVDTHSRSTQNGATESESDKALSLAFENLFHMPFDIIETYGSTLGTLDISYNKFSRNLQFLAEFDNMTSLNLDHNNIDSYTIFPPLPKLQLLWLNHNKIEDLYPFVKNLRASVPNLRYLCMMGNKAAPSYLNGGSFYEYLQSRLFVISWFPHLVHLDDRAVTPEQRLEAKRLFKRPLFDQIAETTQVPECLKHLHNKMSSILSKPALPVRSKVPKGSNFII, encoded by the exons ATGACGTCCTTAGCTAAACTTGTTTTTGTCGACACTCATTCGAGAAGCACTCAAAACGGTGCTACTGAATCTGAGTCTGACAAGGCGCTCTCTTtagcttttgaaaatttgtttcatatGCCGTTCGACATAATAGAGACCTACGGCAGCACTCTTGGAACTCTAGACATCAGCTACAACAAGTTTAGTAG AAATCTCCAGTTCTTAGCTGAATTTGATAATATGACGTCGCTAAATCTTGACCATAACAACATAGATTCATACACGATATTTCCGCCGTTGCCAAAGCTCCAACTGCTGTGGTTAAAtcataataaaattgaagatttGTATCCATTCGTGAAAAATCTTCGTGCCAGTGTGCCGAATCTTCGCTACCTATGCATGATGGGCAACAAGGCAGCGCCGAGTTACCTGAACGGCGGATCGTTTTACGAATACTTACAAAGCAG ACTGTTCGTGATATCATGGTTTCCACATTTGGTGCATTTGGACGACAGAGCCGTGACACCTGAGCAAAGATTGGAAGCCAAGAGGCTTTTTAAAAGGCCATTGTTTGACCAAATAGCTGAAACGACACAGGTTCCAGAGTGTCTCAAGCACTTACACAACAAAATGTCGAGCATACTCTCTAAACCTGCACTGCCAGTAAGGTCCAAAGTTCCAAAAGGttctaattttattatttaa
- the LOC124178260 gene encoding calexcitin-1: MPISDFRKNKLLYVFNVFFDVNQSGTIEKKDFELAIQKICQNRGWAPGSPKNQQTHDSLLKVWDGLRQRADANHDGQVSRDEWCSMWEEYAKDPTHALEWQQRYMNFIFDLEDTSDDGRIDEEEFTSVCTTYGIPISDCRTAFSKLSGQKKEVTREEFTELWKEYFSSDDPSAPGNFIFGKNSFN; encoded by the exons ATGCCGATCTCAGACTTCCGCAAGAACAAGCTCCTCTACGTCTTCAACGTTTTCTTCG ATGTCAATCAGAGCGGCACCATCGAGAAGAAGGATTTCGAACTAGCTATTCAG AAGATTTGCCAAAACAGAGGCTGGGCTCCTGGCAGCCCGAAAAATCAGCAGACTCACGACAGTCTGCTCAAGGTCTGGGACGGTCTTCGGCAGCGTGCCGACGCCAACCACGACGGTCAG GTGAGCCGCGACGAGTGGTGTTCGATGTGGGAGGAGTACGCCAAGGACCCTACGCACGCTTTGGAATGGCAACAGCGCTACATGAACTTCATCTTCGACCTGGAGGACACTTCCG ACGACGGACGCATTGACGAGGAGGAATTCACCAGCGTTTGTACAACCTACGGCATTCCAATAAGCGACTGCAGAACCGCGTTCAGCAAACTGTCGGGA CAGAAGAAAGAGGTTACACGCGAGGAGTTTACTGAACTTTGGAAAGAGTACTTTTCCTCCGACGATCCGTCAGCGCCTGGCAACTTTAtatttggcaaaaattcgTTTAATTAA